From a single Planctellipticum variicoloris genomic region:
- the prfA gene encoding peptide chain release factor 1 has protein sequence MFPTLQAKLTRYEEVEKMLQDPEILADTQKMVELQREHGGLGKVALSVRRFNGLEADVAATKELLEAETDPGTREYAAHELHELEQQYDALRTELEDMVTAGDSLTRGSLIMEIRAGTGGDEAALFARDLFNMYTRFVDMRGWKYEVMDLSETELGGFKEVSLSITGEGAYHQLQFESGGHRVQRVPETETQGRIHTSAATVAVMPEVGEVDVEVRDEDLQIDTMRAGGPGGQKVNKTESAVRMTHLPTGLVVRIQDEKSQHKNRAKALRVLRSKLFELRMGQQHEARSEQRRTLIGSGDRSERIRTYNFPQNRLTDHRIGLTIHKLDQIMMGHMDDLIQPLLQFDREERLKGTQGLATA, from the coding sequence ATGTTTCCGACGCTGCAAGCCAAGCTGACGCGCTACGAAGAAGTCGAGAAGATGCTCCAGGATCCGGAGATCCTGGCGGACACGCAGAAGATGGTCGAGCTGCAGCGGGAGCACGGCGGTCTGGGGAAGGTGGCGCTGTCGGTGCGACGCTTCAACGGTCTCGAAGCCGACGTCGCGGCGACGAAGGAGCTGCTGGAGGCGGAGACGGATCCGGGGACGCGCGAATACGCCGCGCACGAGCTGCACGAACTGGAGCAGCAGTACGATGCGCTGCGGACCGAGCTGGAAGACATGGTGACGGCGGGGGACTCGCTGACGCGCGGGAGCCTGATCATGGAAATCCGGGCGGGGACCGGCGGCGACGAGGCGGCGCTGTTTGCGAGGGACCTCTTCAACATGTATACGCGGTTCGTCGACATGCGGGGCTGGAAGTACGAAGTGATGGATCTCTCGGAAACGGAGCTGGGAGGCTTTAAGGAAGTCTCGCTGTCGATTACCGGAGAGGGGGCTTACCACCAGTTGCAGTTCGAAAGCGGCGGGCACCGGGTGCAGCGGGTGCCGGAGACCGAGACGCAGGGCCGGATTCACACCAGCGCCGCCACCGTCGCCGTGATGCCCGAAGTCGGCGAAGTGGACGTCGAAGTCCGCGACGAGGATTTGCAGATCGATACAATGCGGGCGGGGGGGCCTGGGGGTCAGAAGGTCAACAAGACGGAATCGGCGGTCCGGATGACGCACTTGCCGACGGGGCTGGTGGTGCGGATTCAGGACGAGAAGAGCCAGCACAAGAATCGGGCCAAGGCGCTGCGCGTGCTGCGGAGCAAGTTGTTTGAACTGCGGATGGGTCAGCAGCACGAAGCGCGTTCCGAGCAGCGGCGGACGCTGATTGGATCGGGCGATCGGAGCGAACGGATCCGGACTTACAACTTCCCGCAGAATCGATTGACTGACCATCGCATCGGGCTGACGATTCACAAGCTCGATCAGATCATGATGGGGCACATGGACGACCTGATTCAGCCGCTGCTGCAGTTTGATCGGGAAGAACGGCTGAAGGGGACGCAGGGGCTGGCGACAGCTTGA